A stretch of Patescibacteria group bacterium DNA encodes these proteins:
- a CDS encoding methyltransferase domain-containing protein — protein MFQKHAGGTQLLNPKEILEKIVGLGYGDHVGGLGCGPKAYFVFQAARIVGDRGLVYAVDILKDVLSSVESHIKIQGLSNVKLVWSNLESYGATKIPESSLDLAMFVNVLFESSDVASMLKEGIRLTKKSGKILVVDWKTIGAPLGPKPDHRIKSSYVKEILEAYGLKLESEFDAGQYHFGLLFRK, from the coding sequence ATGTTTCAAAAGCACGCAGGCGGTACACAGCTTTTAAATCCAAAAGAAATATTGGAGAAAATAGTTGGTTTAGGATATGGAGACCATGTAGGTGGACTGGGCTGTGGTCCAAAAGCATATTTTGTCTTTCAGGCAGCAAGAATAGTTGGAGACAGGGGTTTGGTATATGCTGTGGATATACTAAAAGATGTGTTGTCATCAGTTGAAAGTCATATAAAAATTCAGGGATTATCTAATGTTAAGTTGGTTTGGAGTAATTTAGAGTCATATGGTGCTACAAAGATTCCTGAAAGTTCATTGGATTTAGCTATGTTTGTAAATGTTCTCTTTGAATCATCAGATGTAGCTAGTATGCTTAAAGAAGGTATAAGACTTACAAAGAAAAGCGGAAAAATACTTGTCGTGGATTGGAAAACAATTGGTGCCCCATTGGGCCCTAAACCTGATCATAGAATAAAATCATCTTATGTGAAGGAAATATTAGAAGCATATGGATTAAAATTAGAAAGTGAGTTTGACGCTGGTCAATATCATTTTGGATTATTATTTAGAAAATAA
- a CDS encoding HD domain-containing protein, translated as MDIVKKVKQFVESECKKPTSKYGYEPFVYHFLPMLKYAKDLSEKYKADREIVLLSVWLHDIGSIICGRENHHITGSRIAEEKLKELDYSKERIKLIKNCILHHRGSRNEKMKTIEEKIVAEADAMSAFDNISGIFKAAFVYEKLDQGEAKRKVRKKFENKWKQLSPIAKKIIKKKYDAIMYILKD; from the coding sequence ATGGATATTGTAAAAAAAGTAAAACAATTTGTTGAAAGTGAATGCAAAAAACCCACAAGCAAGTATGGATATGAGCCTTTTGTTTATCATTTTTTACCAATGCTCAAATATGCAAAGGATCTAAGTGAAAAATATAAAGCTGATCGAGAAATTGTCTTGCTTTCTGTATGGCTTCATGATATTGGCTCTATTATATGTGGAAGGGAAAATCATCATATTACTGGATCGCGTATTGCAGAGGAGAAATTAAAAGAATTAGATTATTCAAAAGAAAGAATAAAATTAATTAAAAATTGTATTTTGCATCATCGTGGATCAAGAAATGAGAAAATGAAAACAATTGAAGAAAAAATTGTAGCTGAGGCTGATGCAATGAGTGCGTTTGATAACATTTCAGGAATTTTCAAGGCTGCATTTGTTTATGAGAAACTTGATCAAGGTGAGGCAAAAAGGAAAGTAAGAAAAAAATTTGAAAACAAGTGGAAACAATTATCTCCAATTGCAAAAAAGATTATAAAGAAAAAATATGATGCAATTATGTATATATTAAAAGATTAA
- a CDS encoding YraN family protein produces the protein MFYKNKIGKFGQKIAIYYLKNKAHKIIAENIYFRGGEIDILTEKDGILRFVEVKTRTNLEFGYPEESISKRKLEHLKRAIDAYILENNIEKQYNLEFVGVLLSGKNARIKHIIID, from the coding sequence ATGTTTTATAAAAATAAAATAGGAAAATTTGGACAGAAAATAGCTATATATTATCTTAAAAATAAAGCACATAAAATTATTGCAGAAAATATATACTTTAGAGGTGGTGAAATAGATATATTAACAGAAAAAGATGGTATTTTGAGATTTGTAGAGGTAAAAACTAGAACAAACTTGGAATTTGGATATCCGGAAGAATCTATTTCAAAAAGAAAGTTAGAACATTTAAAAAGAGCTATTGATGCTTATATTTTGGAAAATAATATAGAAAAGCAGTATAATTTAGAGTTTGTAGGAGTGTTATTGAGTGGTAAAAATGCAAGAATAAAGCATATTATCATTGACTAA
- a CDS encoding PilT/PilU family type 4a pilus ATPase: MEINKLLKIAVEKKASDLHLVVGHVPVLRIDTEIKPMKDESEISNVELKKMVEGILTVSQKKKFYEDRELDLSYEINNVGRFRINLCWEKDNVSLVSRIINNKIPNMNDLGLNDVVAEMLLQNQGLILVTGPTGSGKSTTLASMVNYINENRKVSIITLEDPIEYLFPKASSIITQRELGSDMKTFAAGLKHVLRQDPDIVMVGEMRDLETIALTLTLAETGHLVLATLHTPNASQVIDRIVDVFPAYQQTQIRMQFSMVLNSIIAQRILPKKGGGLIVAREILINTPAISNIIRENKIPQIKTVIQTSADKGMSTMVQAVKRLYEDDLIEESLAASLLAEEDMRQSTS; the protein is encoded by the coding sequence ATGGAAATAAATAAGCTTTTAAAGATTGCTGTTGAAAAAAAGGCATCTGATTTACATCTTGTAGTAGGTCATGTTCCAGTTTTGAGAATTGATACGGAAATTAAGCCAATGAAAGATGAATCGGAAATAAGTAATGTTGAGTTAAAGAAAATGGTGGAAGGTATATTGACCGTAAGTCAGAAAAAGAAATTTTATGAAGATAGGGAATTAGATCTTTCTTATGAAATAAATAATGTCGGTAGATTTAGAATTAATCTGTGTTGGGAAAAAGATAATGTAAGTCTTGTTTCTAGAATTATAAACAACAAGATTCCAAACATGAATGATTTGGGATTAAATGATGTTGTTGCTGAAATGTTGCTACAAAACCAAGGACTTATTCTTGTCACAGGGCCAACTGGTAGTGGAAAATCTACAACTCTTGCTTCAATGGTAAATTATATAAATGAAAATAGAAAAGTTTCTATTATAACCCTAGAAGATCCTATTGAGTATTTGTTCCCAAAAGCAAGTAGTATTATTACTCAGCGTGAACTTGGTTCTGATATGAAAACATTTGCCGCAGGATTGAAACATGTACTTCGTCAAGATCCTGATATTGTAATGGTTGGTGAGATGAGAGATTTGGAGACTATTGCCCTTACTTTAACACTCGCAGAAACTGGACATTTAGTACTTGCAACACTTCATACTCCAAACGCATCTCAGGTTATAGATAGAATAGTAGATGTTTTTCCTGCTTATCAACAAACTCAAATAAGAATGCAGTTTTCTATGGTATTAAATTCTATAATAGCTCAGCGTATATTACCTAAAAAAGGAGGGGGACTTATTGTTGCAAGAGAAATATTGATAAATACCCCTGCTATTTCAAATATTATTCGTGAGAACAAAATACCTCAAATTAAAACTGTCATACAAACTAGTGCTGACAAAGGCATGTCTACAATGGTTCAGGCAGTAAAAAGATTATATGAAGATGATTTAATAGAAGAAAGTTTAGCAGCATCACTTCTTGCAGAAGAAGATATGAGGCAAAGCACCTCCTAA
- a CDS encoding pyridoxamine 5'-phosphate oxidase family protein: MKLSTKQINFINKNYTAVFTTCDSRNKPNSIFVEICKIEDEDKIIITDNEMKITRKNLQENCNVCLLFNDNKYNVIKIFGKAKYFKSGKYFEYVKKLKDNIGHNPKAAVVVKVLKIIEIS; encoded by the coding sequence ATGAAATTATCAACAAAACAAATAAATTTTATAAACAAAAATTATACAGCAGTTTTTACAACATGTGACTCAAGAAATAAACCAAATTCTATTTTTGTAGAAATTTGTAAAATTGAAGATGAAGACAAAATTATTATCACAGATAATGAAATGAAGATTACCAGAAAAAATTTGCAAGAAAATTGTAATGTTTGTCTTTTGTTTAATGACAATAAATATAATGTGATAAAAATTTTTGGAAAAGCCAAATATTTTAAGTCGGGCAAATATTTTGAATACGTAAAAAAATTAAAAGATAATATTGGACATAATCCCAAAGCAGCGGTTGTAGTAAAAGTTTTAAAAATAATTGAAATTTCTTAA
- a CDS encoding NTP transferase domain-containing protein, which yields MEINNKELSIIILAAGKGVRMNQDIPKVLTMLDNGNCLIENLLENIKETNYINNVSVVVGFKGDDVIDKLGNKYKYIWQRETLGTGHAVAQCKNELKGHFDNHLILYGDTPFISPATIENIINMHMENNSIFSILTLQLNNFEDINSCYMNFGRIVRDANGEITKIVEFKDATDEEKNITEVNPAIFCIKDEWLWKNLDNINSNNNQKEYYLTDLIAMAHDQGIKIKSFISKNNFEFIGVNTIEQLNFAKKVGLNVI from the coding sequence ATGGAAATAAATAATAAAGAACTTAGTATAATTATTTTAGCTGCAGGCAAAGGGGTTAGAATGAATCAGGATATTCCAAAAGTATTGACTATGCTTGATAATGGTAATTGTTTAATAGAAAATCTTTTGGAAAATATAAAAGAGACAAATTATATCAATAATGTTTCTGTTGTTGTTGGATTTAAAGGAGATGATGTGATAGATAAATTAGGAAATAAATATAAATATATTTGGCAGAGAGAAACCTTGGGAACAGGGCATGCTGTAGCTCAGTGCAAAAATGAATTAAAAGGTCATTTCGATAATCATCTCATACTTTATGGTGATACTCCTTTTATATCTCCTGCGACAATAGAAAATATTATAAATATGCACATGGAAAACAATTCTATTTTTTCTATATTAACCTTGCAATTGAATAATTTTGAAGATATTAATTCATGTTATATGAATTTTGGTAGAATAGTAAGAGATGCTAATGGTGAAATTACAAAAATAGTTGAATTCAAGGATGCTACTGATGAGGAAAAAAATATTACGGAAGTTAATCCAGCTATATTTTGTATAAAAGATGAGTGGTTATGGAAAAATTTAGATAATATAAATTCTAATAATAATCAAAAAGAGTATTATCTTACAGATTTGATAGCTATGGCACATGATCAGGGTATAAAAATAAAATCTTTTATATCAAAAAATAATTTTGAATTTATAGGTGTAAATACTATTGAACAGTTGAATTTTGCTAAAAAAGTTGGCTTGAATGTTATTTAA
- a CDS encoding FlgD immunoglobulin-like domain containing protein, translating to MKTLYILIIALLISIAISAETTYFNNCSFRAIDTVDGEFFWGLSMNELKAQKFVLQDGNISIVQEVNLPDTLSIDQFPEIIAISDEFYGGGFVLRADCTVVFWLSQLPDNHFRLHYKSGLKSIKKYTNNQIALFYTREDTGGGSSIILEIENGDEIEGMYSGDGTGICFGGNQNMTVIGGTRLGGYNGYGDNLPWAFLTVHRTSAYNYSYFFDNYYDITTAVFVDGDNIFAIIETNPDESGFITRSLVKKPYSGQPINICTDIVQYSNHPYLFEKIGDWIYLGQLNDLKRYNINSEIMQSVNILFDDNFIRSSTRFQDKILIALDNGLVLYQPSNSMHLINFYPHRNPIEVDNCTADTLYVYPGQIFQYNGSMNPIEENFWPGSVIGLDSITTLDVGLEIINFHWDCSLLDNEGLLYIDNLQMGWVSNGYFGIDDCGLLVMNLQNHIPEGECGHIITSVNITNNTPLGIIEESCIDNKTIISNNGVIGDIDGSGGVDQNDAIIGLGQWINQNILQTGYNPNGQINIMRQSVLAPHPSTANIWAINGYLHNPEDSFFANLGIGSLYEVENWVPPNYINNQGLIIIDTNDNFVSIFWQNFDNSFGGQDILITNNKVMRWESEKGLEPIIFERNKNQLIQFQIPINAKLLSLSTKQINYSSSGSNDDLIDLDKVLNNVYPNPFNSQTSISFNLSKTGNVQIEVYNIRGQLVKTLFAGQKYAGNHQIIWNGTDNKGNLVTGGIYFYKLKLDSYVNTKKIVLIK from the coding sequence ATGAAAACACTCTATATCTTAATCATCGCTCTGTTGATAAGTATAGCAATAAGTGCCGAAACAACTTATTTTAATAATTGCTCTTTTAGGGCAATTGATACGGTTGACGGTGAATTTTTTTGGGGTTTATCAATGAATGAATTGAAGGCTCAAAAATTTGTATTGCAAGATGGAAATATTAGTATTGTACAAGAGGTTAATTTACCAGACACTCTTAGCATAGATCAATTCCCAGAAATTATTGCAATTTCTGATGAATTTTATGGGGGTGGGTTTGTATTAAGGGCTGATTGTACAGTAGTTTTTTGGTTGTCACAACTTCCAGATAATCATTTTAGACTACATTACAAAAGTGGACTAAAATCTATAAAAAAATATACCAACAATCAAATCGCCCTCTTTTACACTAGGGAAGATACGGGAGGCGGTAGTTCCATTATCCTAGAAATTGAAAATGGAGATGAAATTGAGGGTATGTACAGTGGTGACGGTACAGGTATTTGTTTTGGTGGAAATCAAAATATGACTGTAATAGGGGGTACTAGGCTTGGAGGTTATAATGGTTATGGTGATAATTTACCATGGGCATTTTTAACTGTACATCGAACTAGTGCATATAATTATTCCTACTTTTTTGACAATTATTATGATATTACCACAGCAGTATTCGTTGATGGTGATAATATCTTTGCTATTATAGAAACCAATCCAGATGAATCCGGTTTTATAACCAGAAGTTTGGTCAAAAAGCCTTATTCTGGACAACCAATTAATATTTGTACTGATATAGTGCAATATAGTAATCACCCTTACCTATTTGAAAAAATTGGAGATTGGATATACCTCGGACAACTTAATGATTTGAAGAGGTATAATATCAATAGTGAGATTATGCAATCCGTAAATATCTTGTTTGATGACAATTTTATCAGATCCTCTACAAGATTTCAGGATAAGATATTAATAGCATTAGACAATGGATTGGTTTTGTATCAACCATCAAACTCAATGCATCTAATAAACTTTTATCCACATAGAAATCCTATAGAAGTGGATAATTGCACAGCAGATACACTTTATGTGTATCCAGGTCAAATATTTCAATACAATGGATCTATGAATCCAATAGAAGAAAATTTTTGGCCTGGGAGTGTAATTGGATTAGATTCAATAACGACTCTTGATGTCGGATTGGAGATAATAAATTTTCATTGGGATTGCTCATTGTTGGATAATGAAGGATTGTTATATATTGATAATCTTCAGATGGGTTGGGTTAGTAATGGTTATTTTGGTATTGATGATTGTGGTTTGCTTGTAATGAATTTACAAAATCACATACCTGAGGGTGAATGTGGGCATATTATTACCAGTGTAAATATTACAAATAATACTCCACTTGGAATAATTGAAGAATCTTGCATAGATAATAAAACAATTATTTCCAACAATGGAGTTATTGGTGATATCGATGGATCTGGAGGAGTAGATCAAAATGATGCAATAATTGGTTTGGGACAGTGGATTAATCAGAATATTTTGCAGACCGGTTATAATCCAAACGGTCAGATTAATATAATGAGGCAATCAGTCCTTGCTCCACATCCCAGTACAGCAAATATATGGGCAATAAATGGATATTTACATAATCCAGAGGATTCATTTTTTGCTAATTTGGGAATAGGGAGCCTTTATGAAGTTGAAAATTGGGTTCCACCCAATTATATAAATAACCAAGGTCTCATAATTATAGATACTAATGATAATTTTGTCAGTATATTTTGGCAGAACTTTGATAATAGTTTTGGTGGCCAAGATATTTTGATTACAAATAACAAGGTTATGCGATGGGAATCAGAAAAAGGATTAGAGCCAATTATTTTCGAAAGAAATAAAAATCAACTAATCCAATTTCAAATTCCTATAAATGCTAAGTTATTATCATTATCAACAAAACAAATCAATTATAGTTCATCTGGAAGTAACGATGATCTTATTGATTTAGATAAGGTACTGAACAATGTCTACCCCAACCCCTTCAATTCTCAGACTTCAATTAGTTTTAATTTGTCAAAAACAGGCAATGTACAAATTGAGGTTTATAATATTAGAGGGCAATTGGTGAAGACACTATTTGCTGGCCAAAAATATGCTGGTAACCACCAGATTATTTGGAATGGTACTGATAATAAGGGTAATTTAGTTACAGGTGGAATTTATTTCTACAAACTTAAATTAGATTCTTATGTCAATACTAAGAAAATAGTGTTGATAAAATAA
- a CDS encoding sigma-70 family RNA polymerase sigma factor produces the protein MLDCETKNDVELVKLVLKDQDYFSCLMKRYETKLINYIRRISNFSLEDAEDILQEVFMKVYQNLNNFDESFKFSSWIYSITHNEVISHFRKTKSRPQKFDLDIKDDILENIISDMNVEKDADNNILKERIKKVFSNMNIKYREVLILKFIEGNDYNEISDIIKKPKGTVGTLINRAKKQFQDKFKN, from the coding sequence ATGCTAGATTGTGAGACAAAAAATGATGTAGAATTGGTAAAACTTGTTTTAAAAGACCAAGATTATTTTTCGTGCCTTATGAAAAGGTATGAAACAAAACTTATAAATTATATAAGAAGAATATCAAATTTTTCACTTGAAGATGCTGAGGATATTTTACAAGAAGTTTTTATGAAGGTTTATCAAAATTTGAATAATTTTGATGAGAGTTTCAAGTTTTCATCTTGGATATATAGTATTACTCACAATGAAGTAATAAGTCATTTTAGAAAAACTAAATCTCGCCCACAAAAATTTGATTTGGATATAAAAGACGATATTTTAGAAAATATTATTTCCGATATGAATGTAGAGAAAGATGCTGATAATAATATTTTAAAAGAAAGGATAAAAAAAGTTTTTTCTAATATGAATATAAAGTATAGAGAGGTTTTGATTTTGAAATTTATTGAAGGCAATGATTACAATGAAATATCAGATATTATAAAAAAACCAAAGGGTACTGTAGGTACTCTTATAAATAGAGCAAAAAAACAATTTCAAGATAAATTTAAAAACTAG
- a CDS encoding GIY-YIG nuclease family protein encodes MIFYVYIARCNDETLYTGYCKDLDAREKKHNIGEGAKYTKYRTPIKIIYHEKFDSRVGAMKRERQIKKLPKVEKEDLINRKLK; translated from the coding sequence ATGATTTTCTATGTATACATAGCTCGCTGTAATGATGAAACATTATATACTGGATATTGCAAGGATTTAGATGCTCGAGAAAAAAAACATAACATCGGTGAGGGAGCTAAATATACAAAATATAGGACGCCAATCAAAATTATTTATCACGAAAAATTTGATAGTAGAGTAGGCGCAATGAAAAGAGAAAGACAAATCAAAAAATTGCCTAAAGTTGAAAAAGAAGATTTGATAAATCGTAAATTAAAATAA
- a CDS encoding M50 family metallopeptidase, whose amino-acid sequence MNIGLIIIIITILGYFSNFLNNKYLNNTITTIFYFVGAFIHETSHAIACILTGAEIKEFKIFSRQPKVSHYKSKIPILGQLFISLAPTLGGFLFLYLINKFLLDNYLNIQEITNFKDLIIIPLNIISQIKLNEWQSWILILLSLNIGAMIGPSLQDLKNIWPILIILFFIKWQPLENIGILLIGLIITNIILQFTFILIKNIFKKSN is encoded by the coding sequence ATGAATATAGGATTAATAATTATTATTATAACTATACTTGGATATTTTAGTAATTTTTTAAATAACAAATATCTAAACAACACTATTACAACAATATTTTATTTTGTCGGAGCATTTATACATGAAACATCTCATGCGATAGCATGTATATTGACTGGAGCAGAAATAAAAGAATTCAAAATATTTTCTAGACAGCCAAAAGTATCTCACTACAAATCAAAGATTCCAATATTAGGACAATTATTTATTTCTCTCGCACCTACGCTCGGTGGTTTTCTATTTTTATATTTGATAAATAAATTTTTACTAGACAACTATTTAAACATTCAAGAAATAACCAACTTCAAAGATCTAATTATTATACCATTAAATATAATTTCTCAAATAAAATTAAACGAGTGGCAAAGCTGGATACTAATTTTATTATCATTAAATATTGGTGCAATGATAGGTCCATCACTACAAGATCTAAAAAATATTTGGCCTATTTTGATAATTTTATTTTTTATAAAATGGCAACCTCTTGAAAATATTGGAATACTTTTAATAGGTCTTATTATTACAAATATAATACTACAATTTACTTTTATATTAATAAAAAATATTTTTAAAAAATCAAATTAA
- a CDS encoding signal peptidase II, with protein MKKDVWFFQRLQNVWNAKEKVYKMKKSTKIFILLFLLFLLDRITKYLAINKLHKSGVYFNKLLSLHFTQNTGIAFGLKINQIIIEILTIIIIIILNSIFIKHIKKHEYTKSFLIGVIIIGAFSNLIDRIYYNGVIDFLEIFSLSIINFADIYISISIIVYILISSKKSNTKHII; from the coding sequence ATGAAAAAAGATGTATGGTTTTTCCAACGGCTACAAAATGTATGGAATGCAAAAGAAAAAGTTTATAAAATGAAAAAAAGTACAAAAATATTTATATTATTATTTTTACTTTTTCTACTAGATAGAATTACAAAATACTTAGCGATAAATAAACTCCATAAAAGTGGAGTTTATTTTAATAAATTATTATCACTACATTTTACACAAAATACAGGTATAGCATTTGGTTTAAAAATAAATCAAATAATTATTGAAATACTAACAATTATAATAATTATAATATTAAACTCTATATTCATAAAACATATAAAGAAACATGAATATACAAAATCATTTTTAATCGGAGTTATAATAATAGGAGCTTTTAGTAATTTGATTGATAGGATATATTATAATGGAGTAATAGATTTTTTAGAAATATTTAGCCTTTCTATTATAAATTTTGCAGATATATACATAAGCATATCTATAATAGTATATATACTTATATCATCCAAAAAATCTAATACAAAACATATAATATAA
- a CDS encoding NUDIX hydrolase: MKTITCKNNHGKTVKFPISKFTFRPGVYAIILNKKNEVLLTESKSGKLWFPGGGIEIGETIEKALKREVEEETNIKNLKIKELVALFENFFYFKEGDEAWHSHMFFYKCKISSKEKIIRKFADEYEEIGINKLVWINIKNIKKEKFIDINEKVYKMIHKIL; the protein is encoded by the coding sequence ATGAAAACCATAACATGCAAAAACAACCATGGAAAAACTGTAAAATTTCCTATATCCAAATTCACATTTAGACCTGGTGTTTATGCTATTATATTAAATAAAAAAAATGAAGTTCTTTTGACAGAAAGTAAATCTGGAAAACTATGGTTTCCTGGTGGTGGCATAGAAATTGGAGAAACAATTGAGAAAGCCTTAAAAAGAGAGGTAGAGGAAGAAACAAATATAAAAAATTTAAAAATAAAAGAATTAGTAGCTTTGTTTGAAAATTTTTTTTATTTTAAGGAGGGGGATGAAGCATGGCACTCTCATATGTTTTTTTATAAATGTAAAATATCAAGTAAAGAAAAAATAATAAGAAAATTTGCAGATGAATATGAAGAAATTGGAATAAATAAATTGGTCTGGATAAATATAAAAAACATAAAAAAAGAAAAATTCATTGATATAAATGAAAAAGTTTACAAAATGATCCATAAAATACTTTAA
- a CDS encoding NUDIX hydrolase has protein sequence MKRLKCNIGEYGIVLNSKKEFLILKLPINKEFKKEMWMLPGGRLNYNDQAESGLMREVFEETGLKIKIVKPIHVARWGIEKPIKYSVFFLCKLTGNKVIKLSKEHTEYKWVDFSFINKISWNNINTKIAVKKAKLEYLNILKEN, from the coding sequence ATGAAGAGACTTAAATGTAATATTGGTGAATATGGAATTGTTTTAAATAGTAAAAAAGAATTTTTGATTTTGAAACTTCCTATAAACAAAGAATTTAAAAAAGAAATGTGGATGTTGCCAGGTGGGAGACTTAATTACAATGATCAAGCGGAAAGCGGTTTAATGCGAGAAGTATTTGAGGAAACTGGACTCAAAATAAAAATTGTCAAACCAATACATGTTGCTAGATGGGGTATTGAAAAACCAATAAAATATTCTGTGTTTTTTTTATGCAAGTTAACAGGTAATAAAGTTATAAAACTCAGTAAAGAACATACTGAATATAAATGGGTTGATTTTTCTTTTATAAATAAGATTTCGTGGAATAATATAAATACTAAAATTGCAGTAAAAAAAGCAAAACTAGAATATTTAAATATATTAAAAGAAAATTAA
- a CDS encoding HU family DNA-binding protein, whose translation MAKMTKSQLMTVLAEKTGLPKKDVVAFMETLVELAYKEVKTNGEFVLPGFGKMVKAKRKERQGVNPATGAKITIPAKTVVKFRLAKAAKEAVL comes from the coding sequence ATGGCAAAAATGACAAAGTCACAGCTAATGACTGTGCTAGCAGAAAAGACAGGATTACCAAAAAAGGATGTAGTAGCATTCATGGAAACTCTTGTTGAACTAGCATACAAAGAAGTAAAAACAAACGGAGAATTTGTTTTACCAGGATTTGGTAAAATGGTAAAAGCAAAAAGAAAAGAAAGACAAGGAGTAAATCCAGCAACAGGAGCTAAAATTACAATTCCTGCAAAAACAGTAGTAAAATTCAGATTAGCAAAAGCAGCAAAAGAAGCTGTATTATAA
- a CDS encoding TraR/DksA C4-type zinc finger protein, with amino-acid sequence MDKKTLDKIQEKLLQEKEELIKQLESFADKNDNADNDYDAKFPNYGEHEDENASEVADFESDLYLEKTLEKSLNKVDEALERIKKGTYGTCEKCGKPIDEKRCMVFPTATKCMECKRKSL; translated from the coding sequence ATGGATAAAAAAACATTAGATAAAATACAAGAAAAATTACTACAAGAAAAAGAAGAATTAATAAAGCAACTTGAGAGTTTCGCTGACAAAAATGACAATGCTGACAATGACTATGATGCAAAGTTTCCAAATTACGGAGAACACGAAGATGAAAACGCCTCAGAGGTTGCAGATTTTGAAAGTGATTTGTATCTAGAAAAAACACTTGAAAAATCATTAAATAAAGTAGATGAAGCGTTAGAGAGAATAAAAAAAGGTACTTATGGAACTTGTGAAAAATGTGGCAAACCAATAGATGAAAAAAGATGTATGGTTTTTCCAACGGCTACAAAATGTATGGAATGCAAAAGAAAAAGTTTATAA
- a CDS encoding 50S ribosomal protein L19, translating into MTKEIKNQGTKKQGKSDKGNIILKDVKFEIESGMVVRVHEKIREKNAKGEEKERIQIFEGIVIAHKHGKEIGSTVTVRKDSNGIGVEKVFPLNSPLIDKIELKSRIKSSKSKLYYLRDYKKRLKKVSI; encoded by the coding sequence ATGACTAAAGAAATTAAAAATCAAGGAACCAAAAAACAAGGCAAGTCTGATAAAGGAAATATAATCTTAAAAGATGTAAAATTTGAGATAGAATCAGGCATGGTTGTTAGAGTTCATGAAAAAATTAGAGAAAAAAATGCAAAAGGTGAGGAAAAAGAAAGAATTCAGATTTTTGAAGGTATTGTAATAGCTCATAAACATGGTAAAGAAATAGGGTCTACTGTTACAGTTAGAAAGGATTCAAATGGTATAGGTGTTGAAAAAGTGTTTCCATTAAATTCACCTTTAATTGACAAAATAGAGTTAAAAAGTAGAATAAAGTCTAGTAAATCAAAGCTATATTATCTTAGAGATTATAAAAAGAGATTAAAAAAAGTTAGTATATAA